In one Tessaracoccus palaemonis genomic region, the following are encoded:
- a CDS encoding exodeoxyribonuclease V subunit gamma, giving the protein MALQVVRGNRFGTLMDGLADALRRLQNDPFARVRVLVGYPTTGRVVGQEVARRLGISAGVDYLTPAQLLGRLAEPAGLARDRSRWLGSPLDLAVWEAVTSMTDEFPVLARAAHPERPGGRRALATRLARLLRWYLDHDPDLLAGWLEDADEGPGGAELPERLAWQPELLRRSVEALEVDPCELLDALLAAARADAVPTLAFGLDELTIPRTRLLAALAESREVTAFQPSAAGDAEWIRALGAEVHPARDEPAAPPHLTLHGSHGPARQVEVLRDELARAFAEDPTLEPRDVAIVCPRPGRYATLLDSAFAAVPGRAHPGRSLRVAPVGGRESNPVLECVVQLLRLGESRASATAITELVTSSPIAHRWRLEDRESVTEIVEAAGIHWGMDAGHRASFDLTVTQNTWMRGLDRVLVGLAVSPRHDSGLSLTGTDAVGSSDLPIVGALCELVSRMRRLIAQTAAPVTVPEWVATTRQLLADFVGVPFADEWLVLQVHAALARLAADHAGSPTELTRHEFAHLLEATERSTRRVSAGNGSLQVIDLGELAHVSFRLVAMIGITDDVVPGRGAAQPDALEVAAVDRREVRLRQLRAHALAAERLIVVRQTRSERTGDEVADGAAVDWLVDALGSPVTRIEHPATAMSEANFDTRPSFDEAARAGALARRGAATLPPAHTRRRHDARRLPVGDPPAQVDLGQLERFLVDPAKAFLRSAAGISAFPGASLSDELPLALDGLEQWKISDELLNARIEGRDPADVAARLRETESLPPGELAARAFRRADAKATELWGEAAPLFERPATDHRIDLRVPVPGIGEVRVVDTVSCRGGEPVSATLSKGAEKFIRPWLESLALGASGDPTPANLVRYEAGADPFLQQPTTRRVGGPDAAVATDRLTAVLLAFALGQHRLIPVPADAALAYASQHARGTLTPRDWRGSPGWRHPKWSKPGDAWPLFFSDVGELFDDAPLPEDPALGQTSAFQSWALALYSGFGGL; this is encoded by the coding sequence GTGGCGCTGCAGGTCGTGAGGGGCAACCGGTTCGGCACCCTCATGGATGGACTGGCCGATGCGCTGCGCCGTCTGCAGAACGACCCGTTCGCGAGGGTGCGGGTCCTCGTGGGTTACCCCACCACCGGACGCGTCGTCGGGCAGGAGGTGGCCCGGAGGCTCGGGATCTCCGCCGGCGTGGACTACCTGACGCCCGCCCAGCTCCTCGGCCGGCTGGCGGAGCCCGCTGGCCTCGCCCGCGACAGGTCGCGCTGGCTCGGCAGCCCTCTCGACCTTGCCGTCTGGGAGGCCGTGACCTCCATGACGGACGAGTTCCCCGTCCTGGCCCGCGCGGCGCACCCCGAACGCCCAGGCGGCCGGCGGGCGCTGGCCACCCGGCTGGCGAGGCTCCTGCGCTGGTACCTCGACCACGATCCCGATCTGCTCGCCGGCTGGCTGGAGGACGCCGACGAGGGCCCCGGCGGCGCTGAACTGCCGGAGCGGCTCGCCTGGCAGCCGGAACTGCTCAGGCGCAGCGTCGAGGCGCTCGAGGTCGATCCCTGTGAGCTGCTCGACGCGCTCCTGGCGGCCGCCCGCGCCGACGCGGTGCCGACGCTGGCGTTCGGGCTCGACGAGCTGACGATCCCCCGCACCAGGCTGCTCGCGGCGCTGGCCGAGTCCAGGGAGGTGACGGCCTTCCAGCCGTCGGCCGCCGGAGACGCGGAGTGGATCCGCGCCCTGGGCGCCGAGGTCCACCCCGCGCGAGACGAACCCGCCGCGCCGCCCCACCTCACGCTGCACGGCTCGCACGGACCCGCCCGGCAGGTGGAGGTCCTGCGCGACGAGCTCGCGCGCGCGTTCGCGGAGGACCCGACGCTCGAGCCGCGCGACGTCGCCATCGTGTGCCCGCGGCCGGGGCGGTACGCCACGCTGCTCGACTCCGCGTTCGCGGCCGTCCCCGGCCGGGCGCACCCGGGCCGGAGCCTGCGGGTGGCGCCCGTCGGGGGGCGGGAGTCGAACCCCGTGCTCGAGTGCGTCGTGCAGCTCCTGCGCCTCGGCGAGTCCCGCGCCTCCGCGACGGCCATCACCGAGCTCGTCACGTCGTCCCCGATCGCGCACCGATGGCGTCTGGAGGACCGCGAGTCCGTCACGGAGATCGTCGAGGCCGCGGGGATCCACTGGGGCATGGACGCCGGCCACCGCGCCTCCTTCGACCTCACGGTGACGCAGAACACCTGGATGCGGGGGCTCGACCGGGTGCTCGTCGGCCTCGCGGTGTCCCCCCGCCACGACTCCGGGCTGTCGCTGACCGGCACCGACGCCGTGGGGTCCTCGGACCTGCCGATCGTCGGCGCCCTCTGCGAGCTGGTCTCTCGGATGCGGCGGCTCATCGCCCAGACCGCGGCCCCCGTCACGGTGCCGGAGTGGGTGGCGACGACCCGCCAGCTCCTCGCCGACTTCGTTGGCGTCCCCTTCGCCGACGAGTGGCTCGTGCTGCAGGTTCATGCGGCGCTGGCCCGGCTCGCCGCCGATCATGCGGGCTCGCCCACCGAGTTGACGCGCCACGAGTTCGCGCATCTCCTCGAGGCGACCGAGCGTTCCACCCGCCGGGTCTCGGCCGGGAACGGGTCGTTGCAGGTCATCGACCTCGGCGAGCTGGCGCACGTGTCGTTCCGGCTGGTCGCCATGATCGGCATCACCGACGACGTCGTGCCCGGCCGCGGCGCAGCCCAGCCGGACGCCCTCGAGGTGGCCGCCGTCGACCGACGCGAGGTCCGCCTCCGCCAGCTCCGCGCGCACGCGCTGGCCGCCGAGCGGCTGATCGTCGTGCGCCAGACGCGGTCGGAGCGCACCGGCGATGAGGTCGCCGACGGCGCAGCCGTCGACTGGCTGGTCGACGCCCTCGGCTCGCCGGTCACCCGGATCGAGCACCCGGCCACGGCGATGTCGGAGGCCAACTTCGACACGCGGCCAAGCTTCGACGAGGCCGCGCGCGCCGGCGCGTTGGCCCGACGCGGCGCGGCCACCCTCCCCCCGGCGCACACCCGCCGCAGACACGACGCCCGCAGGCTGCCGGTCGGCGACCCGCCGGCGCAGGTGGACCTCGGCCAGCTGGAGCGCTTCCTCGTCGACCCGGCGAAGGCGTTCCTCCGCTCGGCCGCCGGGATCTCCGCGTTCCCCGGGGCGAGCCTCAGCGACGAGCTCCCGCTGGCCCTCGACGGCCTCGAGCAGTGGAAGATCAGCGACGAGCTCCTCAACGCCCGCATCGAGGGCCGCGACCCGGCGGATGTCGCGGCCCGGCTGCGGGAAACCGAGTCGCTGCCGCCGGGCGAGCTGGCCGCGCGCGCGTTCCGGAGGGCCGACGCGAAGGCCACCGAGCTGTGGGGCGAGGCCGCCCCGCTGTTCGAGAGACCCGCCACCGACCACCGCATTGACCTCAGGGTCCCCGTGCCGGGCATCGGCGAGGTCCGCGTCGTCGACACCGTCTCGTGCCGCGGCGGGGAGCCGGTGTCCGCGACGCTGTCGAAGGGCGCAGAGAAGTTCATCCGCCCGTGGCTCGAGTCCCTTGCGCTCGGCGCGTCGGGCGATCCGACGCCCGCCAACCTCGTGCGCTACGAGGCCGGCGCGGACCCCTTCCTCCAGCAGCCTACCACGCGCCGCGTCGGCGGGCCGGACGCGGCCGTGGCGACCGACAGGCTCACCGCGGTGCTCCTGGCCTTCGCGCTCGGCCAGCACCGGCTGATCCCCGTTCCCGCGGACGCGGCGCTGGCCTACGCGAGCCAGCACGCGCGCGGAACGCTGACCCCCCGCGACTGGCGCGGCTCACCCGGTTGGCGCCATCCGAAGTGGTCGAAGCCGGGCGACGCGTGGCCCCTGTTCTTCTCGGACGTCGGCGAGCTGTTCGACGACGCGCCGCTGCCGGAGGACCCGGCTCTCGGGCAGACCAGCGCCTTCCAGAGCTGGGCCCTGGCCCTCTACTCCGGATTCGGAGGCCTCTGA
- a CDS encoding ATP-dependent DNA helicase UvrD2: MTDQILDPLDPEQREVATLLDHPVVVLAGAGTGKTRAITHRVAHAVAQGRYQASATLAVTFTTRAAGEMRRRLAQLGVRGAQARTIHAAALRQCQYFWPQAFNVEFPRVAENTFSLVARAAHQVLGSSEVALVRDLDSEISWAKTSNVTAARYADVAAGRDVNGATPAQVASVMTHYEKLKLTEGTVDFHDILLCNAALLAEHPDIAAQIRATYRHFVVDEYQDVSALQHRLISLWVDGRDDVCVVGDPNQAIHSFAGADAGYLRGFGAEHDGSRTVRLVRNYRSTPEILTAANRVLRVRPGSPGALRPTRGSGPAPVFQGAADEATEAGDVAAWLKEQHAVGVPWQEQAVLYRINAQSPALEAALTQAGVPYTVRGTERFYDRAEVRQAIVEVGRAAERQPDAEAVETLESVLQGLGWKPEAPAGQGRQRERWESLSALRTMFVDEDDRRDDDWSVADAAGWVRERASWQSSPVARAVTLSTLHAAKGLEWDAVAIIGVREGMIPFVLSQEEPALSEERRLLYVGFTRARRALRVSWAASRGTATRSRFIADQVTGPVTVGREPRSASSSRSRTCRVCGQRLTDAAERKLGRHHDCEVAYDEALFEALRAWRKETAEEAKVPAFVVFTDATLQAIAEAAPTDEAGLLRLPGIGRSKLERYGKAALDVVRGHQA; this comes from the coding sequence GTGACCGACCAGATCCTGGACCCCCTCGACCCCGAGCAGCGCGAGGTGGCGACCCTGCTGGACCATCCGGTGGTGGTGCTCGCGGGTGCGGGGACCGGCAAGACGCGGGCCATCACGCACCGCGTCGCGCACGCCGTGGCGCAGGGCCGCTACCAGGCATCCGCGACGCTGGCGGTCACGTTCACCACCCGTGCGGCCGGCGAGATGCGCCGGAGGCTCGCCCAACTCGGGGTGCGCGGGGCGCAGGCCCGCACCATCCACGCCGCGGCGCTGCGCCAGTGCCAGTATTTCTGGCCGCAGGCCTTCAACGTCGAGTTCCCCCGGGTCGCGGAGAACACCTTCTCGCTCGTCGCCCGGGCGGCGCACCAGGTGCTGGGCTCCTCGGAGGTCGCGCTGGTGCGTGACCTCGACTCCGAGATCTCGTGGGCCAAGACCAGCAATGTCACGGCGGCCCGCTACGCGGACGTCGCGGCCGGCCGAGACGTGAACGGGGCGACGCCGGCGCAGGTCGCCAGCGTCATGACGCACTACGAGAAGCTCAAGCTGACCGAGGGGACGGTCGACTTCCACGACATCCTGCTCTGCAACGCCGCCCTGCTCGCGGAGCACCCGGACATCGCGGCGCAGATCCGCGCCACGTACCGGCACTTCGTCGTCGACGAGTACCAGGACGTCTCCGCCCTGCAGCACCGACTGATCTCGCTGTGGGTCGACGGCCGCGACGACGTGTGTGTCGTCGGCGACCCCAACCAGGCCATCCACTCCTTCGCCGGCGCCGACGCGGGCTACCTCAGGGGGTTCGGCGCGGAGCACGACGGGTCCCGGACGGTCCGACTGGTGCGCAACTACCGCTCCACCCCGGAGATCCTCACGGCGGCCAACAGGGTCCTGCGGGTCCGGCCCGGCTCCCCGGGGGCGCTGCGCCCGACGCGCGGCTCCGGGCCGGCTCCGGTGTTCCAGGGCGCGGCGGACGAGGCCACCGAGGCGGGCGACGTCGCCGCCTGGCTGAAGGAGCAGCACGCGGTGGGGGTGCCGTGGCAGGAGCAGGCCGTCCTCTACCGCATCAACGCGCAGTCCCCGGCGCTGGAGGCAGCGCTCACCCAGGCAGGCGTGCCGTACACGGTGCGCGGCACCGAGCGGTTCTACGACCGGGCGGAGGTCCGCCAGGCGATCGTCGAGGTGGGCCGTGCCGCCGAGCGGCAGCCGGACGCCGAGGCGGTCGAGACCCTGGAGTCCGTCCTGCAGGGCCTCGGCTGGAAGCCGGAGGCCCCCGCCGGGCAGGGCCGCCAGCGCGAGCGCTGGGAGTCCCTGTCGGCGCTGCGTACGATGTTCGTCGACGAGGACGACCGCCGCGACGACGACTGGTCGGTCGCCGATGCCGCTGGCTGGGTCCGGGAGAGGGCCTCCTGGCAGTCGAGCCCGGTGGCCCGCGCGGTCACGCTGTCGACGCTGCACGCCGCGAAGGGGCTCGAGTGGGACGCGGTCGCGATCATCGGAGTCCGCGAGGGCATGATCCCGTTCGTGCTCAGCCAGGAGGAGCCGGCGCTGTCCGAGGAGCGGCGACTGCTCTACGTCGGGTTCACGCGTGCCCGCAGGGCACTGCGGGTCAGCTGGGCCGCGTCGCGGGGAACGGCCACCCGGTCACGGTTCATCGCGGACCAGGTGACGGGGCCCGTGACCGTCGGCCGGGAGCCGCGGTCGGCCAGTTCCTCGCGGTCGCGGACCTGCCGCGTCTGCGGTCAGCGGCTGACCGACGCGGCGGAGCGGAAGCTCGGGAGACACCACGACTGCGAGGTGGCCTACGACGAGGCGCTGTTCGAGGCGCTGCGGGCCTGGCGCAAGGAGACGGCGGAGGAGGCGAAGGTGCCGGCCTTCGTGGTCTTCACCGACGCCACGCTGCAGGCCATCGCCGAGGCGGCGCCCACCGACGAGGCTGGCCTGCTGCGGCTGCCCGGCATCGGCCGCTCGAAGCTGGAGCGCTACGGGAAGGCGGCGCTGGATGTGGTCCGGGGGCATCAGGCCTGA
- a CDS encoding DUF5679 domain-containing protein, whose amino-acid sequence MATETWEGSFYCVKCKEKRDAKGEVVVNAKGTKMAKGKCPVCGTNLNRILGKA is encoded by the coding sequence ATGGCTACGGAGACCTGGGAAGGCTCTTTCTACTGCGTCAAGTGCAAGGAGAAGCGCGACGCCAAGGGCGAGGTGGTCGTCAACGCCAAGGGCACCAAGATGGCCAAGGGCAAGTGCCCGGTCTGCGGCACGAACCTCAACCGGATCCTCGGCAAGGCCTGA
- a CDS encoding zinc-dependent metalloprotease — protein sequence MSSNNPFGPFDFEQLRKMLEQLGLGDADQLNLEDLMAQVSRMSQSGLMFGMTNADKDPEAAWRTTLTAAKAIVAEGGDPALRADELSAVVDAERLAQSWLTPVTSFAETGRPARATTRSGWLDETGEGWRATIEPIIDGLADALERGTALEGDDELAPMAHMMAPMLRTSASLIYRDRLKRELAAVAGDILTGTELGFNLLGTSDVLLVPANVAELTRDLDAPATDVVLYLLLREAARQRLFHAVGWLSPQLSALLAHFSREITIDFDAIASQFRPEEMTGLSLEDVVKVGESVKGSFFRPTRTPAQVEILERLEVLLALVEGWVDHVVAQAAGPWMPHAAQLEEVMGRRRASASPVNTVFAELLGLDLRPRLVRDAKNLWAAVQHSRGQEERDAVWGHPDLLPTSSDLGDPLAFAAGGLQDGPVEDDLDAELRRLLGE from the coding sequence ATGTCCAGCAACAACCCGTTCGGGCCGTTCGACTTCGAGCAGCTCCGCAAGATGCTCGAGCAGCTCGGCCTCGGTGACGCCGACCAGCTCAACCTCGAGGACCTGATGGCCCAGGTCAGCAGGATGAGCCAGAGTGGCCTCATGTTCGGCATGACCAATGCCGACAAGGATCCGGAGGCGGCGTGGCGCACGACGCTGACCGCGGCCAAGGCGATCGTCGCCGAGGGCGGCGACCCCGCGTTGAGGGCCGACGAACTCAGCGCGGTGGTCGACGCCGAGCGGCTCGCCCAGTCCTGGCTGACCCCCGTCACGTCCTTCGCGGAGACCGGCCGCCCGGCGCGCGCGACCACCCGCTCCGGCTGGCTGGACGAGACCGGCGAGGGCTGGCGGGCCACCATCGAGCCGATCATCGACGGGCTGGCCGACGCGCTCGAGCGCGGCACCGCGCTGGAGGGCGACGACGAGCTCGCGCCCATGGCGCACATGATGGCGCCGATGCTGCGGACCTCCGCCTCGTTGATCTACCGCGACCGCCTCAAGCGCGAGCTGGCCGCCGTCGCCGGCGACATCCTCACCGGCACCGAGCTGGGGTTCAACCTCCTCGGCACGAGCGATGTGCTCCTGGTGCCCGCCAACGTGGCGGAGCTGACGCGCGACCTCGACGCCCCCGCGACGGACGTCGTGCTCTACCTGCTGCTGCGCGAGGCCGCCCGCCAGCGCCTGTTCCACGCGGTCGGGTGGCTCTCCCCTCAGCTCAGCGCGCTCCTCGCGCACTTCTCGCGCGAGATCACCATCGACTTCGACGCGATCGCGAGCCAGTTCCGCCCCGAGGAGATGACCGGCCTCTCCCTGGAGGACGTCGTGAAGGTCGGCGAATCCGTCAAGGGCTCCTTCTTCCGGCCGACGCGCACCCCGGCCCAGGTCGAGATCCTCGAGCGCCTCGAGGTGCTGCTGGCCCTCGTCGAGGGCTGGGTCGACCACGTCGTCGCGCAGGCCGCCGGCCCGTGGATGCCGCACGCGGCGCAGCTCGAGGAGGTCATGGGTCGCCGCCGGGCCTCCGCCAGCCCCGTGAACACCGTGTTCGCCGAGCTGCTGGGGCTCGATCTGCGGCCGCGGCTCGTCCGGGACGCGAAGAACCTCTGGGCCGCGGTCCAGCACTCCAGGGGGCAGGAAGAGCGCGACGCGGTCTGGGGCCACCCGGACCTCCTGCCGACTTCCTCGGACCTGGGCGACCCGCTCGCGTTCGCCGCCGGTGGGCTGCAGGACGGACCCGTGGAGGATGACCTGGACGCCGAGCTGCGCAGGCTGCTGGGCGAGTAG
- a CDS encoding YlbL family protein — protein MSRNALAIVSSLLFAALAAALVLIPAPYVAWRPGQTLDVLAATDSGPVIDVTGLQSFEASGSLLMTTVSATRVDSSLSLPEAIYVFLDPSSDAMPREVIYPPGKTTEQVQSEAVASMDTSRSNATVAALRADGIKVTELPRVASVTMSGPSAEKLQPGDLITAVDTIPVTSRDEVAAQISTHEVGDAIVFDVLREGSELTVSVTSDASPTDAKLPIVGISIDTGYQYDPVVTFNVDSSVTGPSAGLVFALGIYDRITDGQLISDRVVAGTGTMDPNGRVGNIGGIREKIKGAERDGATVFLVPEGNCDDVGDLDTPLTLVSVATLKDAISALQLINESNTAEVPVCG, from the coding sequence GTGTCACGTAACGCGCTGGCGATCGTGTCGTCGCTGCTGTTCGCCGCGCTCGCCGCCGCACTGGTACTGATCCCCGCGCCCTATGTCGCGTGGCGTCCGGGACAGACGCTGGATGTACTGGCCGCCACGGACTCGGGTCCCGTCATCGACGTGACCGGACTGCAGAGCTTCGAGGCGTCGGGCTCACTGCTGATGACGACGGTGTCGGCCACGCGCGTCGACTCGTCGCTCAGCCTGCCGGAGGCGATCTACGTCTTCCTCGACCCGAGCTCCGACGCCATGCCGCGCGAGGTCATCTACCCCCCCGGCAAGACCACGGAGCAGGTGCAGAGCGAGGCCGTGGCCAGCATGGACACGTCCAGGAGCAACGCGACCGTCGCGGCGCTGCGGGCCGACGGGATCAAGGTCACCGAGCTTCCCCGGGTGGCGTCGGTCACGATGTCCGGCCCCAGCGCGGAGAAGCTGCAGCCCGGGGACCTCATCACGGCCGTCGACACCATTCCCGTGACCAGCCGCGACGAGGTGGCCGCCCAGATCAGCACGCATGAGGTGGGCGACGCCATCGTCTTTGACGTGCTGCGCGAGGGGAGCGAGCTGACCGTCTCGGTGACGAGCGACGCCAGCCCCACCGACGCGAAGCTGCCGATCGTGGGCATCAGCATCGACACCGGCTACCAGTACGACCCCGTCGTGACGTTCAACGTGGACAGCTCGGTGACCGGCCCGAGCGCGGGCCTGGTCTTCGCGCTCGGCATCTACGACCGCATCACCGATGGCCAGCTGATCTCCGACCGCGTCGTGGCGGGAACGGGGACCATGGACCCCAACGGCCGGGTCGGCAACATCGGCGGGATCAGGGAGAAGATCAAGGGCGCCGAACGTGACGGTGCCACCGTCTTCCTCGTGCCCGAGGGGAACTGCGACGACGTCGGAGATCTCGACACACCGCTGACGCTGGTGTCCGTGGCCACCCTCAAGGACGCCATCTCTGCGCTGCAACTCATCAACGAATCCAACACCGCGGAGGTGCCCGTCTGTGGCTGA
- a CDS encoding PPA1309 family protein, with protein MADQNPLIACLMDIERHVSTAGWDQPARLFALVTTATLLEVEPQLVGRVPEASLDALTAIEQDEFHVGDDLEERLEAIFWPDTVEGCALALERAFLPAKYEADVPEDPAEAAEFVAKHPERSDVRVVVGVLRDGTRHGLARVVSEPDELLGAENLVPGLGEALLNTFRSVVE; from the coding sequence GTGGCTGACCAGAACCCCCTCATCGCCTGCCTGATGGACATCGAGCGGCACGTCTCGACCGCCGGCTGGGACCAGCCGGCGCGCCTGTTCGCGCTCGTGACCACCGCGACGCTGCTGGAGGTGGAGCCCCAGCTCGTCGGCCGCGTCCCGGAGGCGTCGCTCGACGCGCTGACCGCCATCGAACAGGACGAGTTCCACGTCGGAGACGATCTCGAGGAGCGCCTCGAGGCGATCTTCTGGCCGGACACCGTCGAGGGATGCGCACTCGCTCTGGAGCGTGCGTTCCTGCCCGCCAAGTACGAGGCTGACGTGCCCGAGGACCCGGCCGAGGCCGCGGAGTTCGTCGCGAAGCACCCCGAGCGCTCCGACGTGCGCGTCGTGGTCGGCGTGCTGCGGGACGGCACCAGACACGGGCTCGCTCGCGTCGTCTCGGAGCCCGACGAACTGCTGGGTGCCGAGAACCTGGTGCCGGGCCTGGGCGAGGCGCTGCTCAACACCTTCAGGAGCGTGGTCGAATGA
- a CDS encoding UPF0182 family membrane protein, whose translation MSDEAIQDAPRRGPLLWTVVIVGLLVLLAVIASRVATDYLWFRSIDFATVFTTRLAAQIGLLVGFGALLFAVVFFSARIAYRLRPKVRRANLDSEFLVQLRDVLDERSGLLMAVPAALLGVLGGLSALGMTEIFLAWWNRTPFGRSDPYFGLDAGFYVFTLPWLQFVVGYLMFAFIAGGIFALGVHFMTGSLNSVALRRVGNSPVSVGAQRQLSLMLGIVMLLIGANTLLDRVALSVSDNTLFTGVNYADATARMPIGLILAAICFICAAACFFNVWRVRWSVPGASIALLIVSTLLLSMLYPFLIQSFVVAPDEPDKERDYISSNIEATRFAFGIDKVEIEDYEATTTVSAGQLRADAEALPAIRLIDPTIVPRTFEQLQQVRGYYTFPSTLDVDRYVIDGRSTDSVVAVRELDLGSVESGDTWNNRRTVYTHGYGMVAAYGNQRQANGEPVFFSGGIPTTGLLPEHEPRIYFGERTDYYVIVGAPQGQDPVELDTPSGGEGRTESLYTYTGSGGVPIGNYLTRAAYAIRYGDINMMLSDRVNAESRILDNRVPVDRVKAAAPWLTIDSDPFPSVVDGKIVWIIDAYTTTQNYPNSTRQDWTTAISDSRTSADSLLIGQQVNYVRNSVKAVVDAYDGTVTLYEWDSEDPILKTWEKAYPGVVTPKDEIPASLLSHLRYPQDLFKSQREMLGRYHTTSAQTWYSQSDIWQVPNDPVNGSESGTKEPPYFLTIRWPNDEDPHFANTTVFVPKDRENLSVYMAVNADATSKDYGRMRVLKLSDSEQIAGPGQTYNFISTNPTVAEKLLPFNRSGSSATAIYGNLLTLPVGGGLMYVQPIYTQTTATTGAYPALRFIVVRFGEELGIGETLQEALDQVFEGDAGADTGEDMAGSTGTGDDTDTGTSDDESGDKSRARQLLDEAEAYFVKADEALKASDLAAYQEAMTNAEEKVAEAAKALDN comes from the coding sequence ATGAGCGACGAGGCCATCCAGGACGCCCCCCGCAGGGGCCCGCTGCTGTGGACGGTGGTGATCGTCGGCCTCCTGGTGCTGCTGGCGGTGATCGCGTCCAGGGTCGCCACCGACTACCTGTGGTTCAGGAGCATCGACTTCGCCACGGTCTTCACAACGCGGCTGGCTGCCCAGATCGGGCTGCTCGTCGGGTTCGGCGCCCTGCTGTTCGCCGTGGTCTTCTTCAGCGCACGGATCGCGTACCGGCTGCGTCCGAAGGTGCGTCGGGCCAACCTCGACTCGGAGTTCCTCGTCCAGCTGCGCGACGTCCTCGACGAGCGCTCCGGCCTGCTGATGGCCGTGCCGGCGGCCCTGCTCGGCGTCCTCGGGGGCCTGTCGGCCCTCGGTATGACCGAGATCTTCCTTGCCTGGTGGAACCGCACTCCGTTCGGCAGGAGCGACCCGTACTTCGGGCTCGACGCCGGCTTCTACGTCTTCACGCTGCCGTGGCTGCAGTTCGTCGTCGGATACCTGATGTTCGCCTTCATCGCCGGCGGCATCTTCGCTCTGGGCGTCCACTTCATGACGGGCTCGCTCAACTCCGTCGCGCTGCGTCGGGTGGGCAACTCGCCCGTGAGCGTCGGTGCGCAGCGCCAGCTGTCGCTGATGCTGGGGATCGTCATGCTGCTGATCGGCGCCAACACCCTGCTGGACAGGGTCGCGTTGTCCGTCAGCGACAACACCCTGTTCACCGGTGTCAACTACGCCGACGCGACAGCACGCATGCCCATCGGGCTGATCCTGGCCGCGATCTGCTTCATCTGCGCCGCGGCGTGCTTCTTCAACGTGTGGCGGGTCCGCTGGAGCGTGCCCGGCGCCTCCATCGCGCTGCTGATCGTCTCCACACTGCTGCTCAGCATGCTGTACCCCTTCCTGATCCAGAGCTTCGTGGTCGCCCCCGATGAGCCGGACAAGGAGCGTGACTACATCTCGAGCAACATCGAGGCGACGCGCTTCGCGTTCGGCATCGACAAGGTCGAGATCGAGGACTACGAGGCGACGACCACCGTCAGCGCCGGCCAGCTCCGCGCCGACGCGGAGGCGCTGCCGGCCATCCGCCTGATCGACCCGACGATCGTGCCCCGCACATTCGAGCAGCTGCAGCAGGTCCGCGGCTACTACACGTTCCCCTCCACGCTCGACGTCGACCGCTACGTCATCGACGGAAGATCGACCGACTCGGTGGTGGCCGTCCGCGAGCTCGATCTGGGCTCCGTCGAGTCGGGCGACACCTGGAACAACCGCCGCACCGTGTACACGCACGGCTACGGCATGGTCGCGGCCTACGGCAACCAGCGCCAGGCCAACGGCGAGCCGGTGTTCTTCTCCGGGGGCATCCCGACGACCGGGCTGCTGCCCGAGCACGAACCCCGCATCTACTTCGGCGAGCGCACCGACTACTACGTCATCGTCGGAGCCCCCCAGGGACAGGATCCCGTCGAGCTCGACACCCCCTCAGGCGGCGAGGGACGCACGGAGTCGCTCTACACCTACACCGGATCCGGCGGGGTGCCGATCGGCAACTACCTCACGCGTGCCGCGTACGCCATCCGCTACGGGGACATCAACATGATGTTGAGCGACCGTGTGAACGCCGAGTCGCGCATCCTCGACAACCGGGTGCCGGTCGACCGGGTGAAGGCCGCCGCGCCGTGGCTGACGATCGACTCCGACCCCTTCCCGAGCGTCGTCGACGGGAAGATCGTGTGGATCATCGACGCGTACACCACGACGCAGAACTATCCGAACTCCACGCGCCAGGACTGGACCACGGCGATCTCGGACTCGCGGACGTCGGCCGACAGCCTCCTGATCGGCCAGCAGGTCAACTACGTGCGCAACTCCGTCAAGGCGGTCGTCGACGCCTACGACGGCACCGTGACGCTGTACGAGTGGGACAGCGAGGACCCGATCCTCAAGACGTGGGAGAAGGCCTACCCCGGCGTCGTGACCCCGAAGGACGAGATCCCCGCGTCGCTGCTGTCGCACCTGCGTTACCCGCAGGACCTGTTCAAGTCCCAGCGCGAGATGCTCGGCCGCTACCACACCACCAGCGCCCAGACCTGGTACTCGCAGTCGGACATCTGGCAGGTGCCCAACGATCCGGTCAACGGGTCGGAGTCCGGCACCAAGGAGCCCCCGTACTTCCTGACCATCCGATGGCCGAATGACGAGGATCCGCACTTCGCGAACACGACGGTGTTCGTGCCGAAGGACCGGGAGAATCTGAGCGTCTACATGGCGGTCAATGCCGACGCGACGAGCAAGGACTACGGCCGGATGCGGGTGCTGAAGCTCTCCGACTCCGAGCAGATCGCCGGTCCGGGGCAGACGTACAACTTCATCTCGACCAACCCGACGGTGGCGGAGAAGCTGCTCCCGTTCAACCGCTCCGGGTCGAGCGCGACCGCCATCTACGGCAACCTGCTCACGCTGCCGGTGGGCGGCGGCCTGATGTACGTGCAGCCGATCTACACGCAGACGACGGCCACCACCGGTGCCTACCCGGCGCTACGGTTCATCGTCGTGCGCTTCGGCGAGGAGCTCGGCATCGGCGAGACCCTCCAGGAGGCTCTCGACCAGGTCTTCGAGGGCGACGCGGGGGCCGACACCGGCGAGGACATGGCCGGTTCGACCGGCACGGGCGATGACACCGACACCGGCACCTCGGACGACGAGTCCGGCGACAAGTCCAGGGCCCGACAGCTCCTCGACGAGGCCGAGGCCTACTTCGTGAAGGCCGACGAGGCGCTCAAGGCGAGCGATCTCGCGGCATACCAGGAGGCCATGACGAACGCCGAGGAGAAGGTTGCCGAGGCCGCAAAGGCCCTCGACAACTGA